The DNA window CCCACACCCCTCGCCCTATAAAGATCAGATCATGGCCTTTCAACAGAGACACGGCCCCTGCAGGGCCCAGTCAGACAGCATCAATGACCTTCACTTCACCAGTTCAGTGTAAATCCTTCTGACAACTTCCACAGAGCGAACCGGAGATCTGGGCAACAACAGAGAAGAGGAGGCAGGTGAAGGCTGACTACTCTCTAAGGCTTCCATACAGTCTTTCTATATGTTGATGGAGTACAATAAACAATGTATGTGTATATCAAATGATTGAGTAAGAATAATTCAACCAGTTAAGTgtataaacattttagaaagttattttgaatttgcaGATAActacacttttgtttttcagacaccCTTGGACAGAGGAAGATGGAAAAATCAGATCTTCTAGTCTCCCTCATAGCCTCACACTGTGTAAACAAAGGAGTGCATAAAGCtgaacagcaaaacatttacCTTTTATCTGTGTTGGGAGCAACTGAATTAACATAAATTTGCTCTTCACATTTCTATTAAAAGATTAACATGAACAGTTTCAAGTGTAACCTAGTGAACAACTCTTCTCTGCTTTTAAAGCAAATctcaacaaaattaaaataacatccacaaaataaaaacaaaaaatgcttagTCAGCAGAGATGCAATGCTTTTCAAACACTTGatctaatttattaatttgttccagattagattatacattataaatgtataaCCTTTGTAATGTATATAAAGGTTATACATTCAAAGTTTGAGTAATGGAGTAAACtttacttgttttaaattgtttcctCCATAACCCAGACAAGAGGAAGCAATGCAGATGATGTTGGACAACAGATTTTACATTTGACTGCAACTACATTTTTAGATCTTACAATACACTTAATCAGTATGAATTGTATTTGATTTTAATGTGAGTTTAATGCCATGTTGATTGAACTGATGGCTTTAACTTCAAGTGTTAAGGACCTTTTCTTTggcaaaattaaattcaaaccGAAAATAATTAAGTGATAAATTCTTTAAGCATTATAAACAGTTCTCAGAGGACAAAACAAATAGCTGTAATACATAAAAGAAGCTTCCTGCTAAAGAACTCAAACCTGCTAAAAATCATACTGAAGATTATGTTCATAAAACATTATCTTCATATTGTTTTACGTTAATAAAAGATAGCGTTTTATGAACATTATTAAACATTActttaatgttactttttatgttcataagaAATCCAATTACTTTATTATGAACAGTATGAACAGCAAAGTAATGTTACATaggacagaacaaaaacatagaTCTATGTCTCATGTCCATGATTCAGTGCTAACAGTTCTGACACACTGTTTTCTACCTTTGTTGATTTGATAAAGGAGCAGAATGACACTGAACATCTCTGAACACCACATGCAGTCAGCCACAGCTCTCATGAATTAATcattgaattaacatttcaataaagtcttaatattttattggttCTACCACATATGTGGAATTCAGCTAAATTAGTAAGTGCAAGAAAAGTGTACACCCTGGAGGAGAACGTTCTAAATGTTGGATGTCAAAAAGCTACAGATTAGTAACATTTCTAAGTGTCATCAcacctttttttctgtccatgCTGTGATTTAGACATGTTACCTGGAGCCTATCAATCATGAGAAGATTTTGTGGAACatcaatttctattttttgaggaaaatattctgtcatgtttatgttGTTATGCACACAACTTAAAACAACAGTCTGCCAGTCCAAAGTCCTAATATTAGCTGATGAGCTGAATAGTGCGAAGATTGGCTTGCTACATGGGATTTCTTATAAAAggggattaaaataaaatgaattttgattGGTGTAGAGGTCAAGTAGTTtggcaaatgaaaaacaagcagTGCAGTGTAAGGTCTGCACTGYTCATCTGCAGATGTTATTCTTGCAGACAGTTATGCGAAAAAGCAGAGGATATGTAACTAATGTGTTTTCAACTACCTCAGTAAATGATAAGCATGTTTGGTTGagagtttttttaaaacctgcttgTATTGTACAGAAGAAGAGAGCCCTCTGCTCAGGTCTGCTTGCAGTCCGTACTCACCCTGACAGCACGCCCAGCACCAGGTTGAGCATGAAGAACGACCCAATAATGATGAGAGGGATGAAGTAGAGCCAGTTCCACATGTTCCCAGAGGCATCATTGGCCTGAATAcgaacacacagacacagaggtTTAATGACTCGTCCATTTCATTACACTTAGAACTATTTTCTATCTGTATTTACATATATATCAACTATCCTAAAACCATGGTAGTCTATGTGTCTGTTGCTAGGGCTACGGTTAGGGCATATTCAACCTGGAAAGTCTCACACACAAAGAGGGTGGGTATTAGAAAATTTAATTGACAAATCAAAgtctttggcgctcggacccaGGAGGAAGATGTGGCAATGGAAACCGAGAGAATGACCCACTGTCTATGAAGATTAGTGACGCTTCCCTCCAGGGCCCAGACACTGCTGGTGGAGAGGATGCAGAAGATACAGTGATAGGTAAGAACTAACTCCATGGGTGTGTCCAGCCATCATGCTGTTCAGCAGCAAGACGGGTTCAGTGATTTGGTGAGAAATCTGTAAAAGTACccacaaataaaagcaataaactgTCTGAAGTTGCTGGTTTGTAAATGCACAGAGACAAAACCCTTAGTCATGCCCTGTAGTCTGAAGGGATTAAAAAACATGTGCTTGATAGTAtcataaattacataaaatatgaataactTTGTTTGATTTGCTGTCAGACAAACGGAAAATAAGTATGTGTGATTTTATATAAAGTATGTAACTGTCAAAGATATACAGGCTTTCCTGTAGAAACCTGCTAGGAAAATGGATACTGCAGCACCTGAGCATCATTTATAAGCGAGTTAAGCAGGAAGCAATCAATTACTAAtgtagaacatgcaacattgaagctttttttctcttttttgagAGAGATTCAGGACATGAATACTATTGCTATCAGTAATTCCTATTTAATACATATTAGACTGGGATTCATTATCTGCAAATCTGTATTtgacatcaaagacatcaaaccACACATCTGGAACTATTTATCTCAATACACATGTTTTCTGTAGTAAAACTCACATTGTACAGGATGTCCACCCATCCTTCCATGGTGATACACTGGAAAACAGTGAGAATGGCAAACAGGATGTTGTCAAAGTTTGTGATCCCAAAGTTAGGTCCAAGCCAGTACTCTTCACAGATATTCCCTTTGCCACAGGTCCTTGCTGGAGGTTCAGGTCCACAAGGGAAATCTGCCACCTGCTCTTCTACaaccataaacacacacacatttatacacagtTAAAcacaccaaagaaaaaaagtccagaTTTTCACATTGGGTCTGAAGTAACACTTTGtatgaaggggggtgaataagaccgatatgacactgtcataaacatgacataacacatgtcatgaacataaataagccgtcatgaatatttatgactgttgtcataaagcgtcattcggtaaattttgacacttttaatacaaagttgacattattcaaaatgtctttgttatgacaacttgacattaaccaataaatcattactgatttaaatttgctataaaagtattactgattgcactttaaaaattaggtaactttattttattaaaggtaaagtttaaacagtaatgatttcttaatgtttatgacagtgtcatgacaatcttattcacccccttcgaataaagtgttaccaaagaaattatttgcaaatatcTTGCAGTTTTGAGGCAGATCAACTTATGATGACTAAAAAGCTGACAAATTCAAAACACAGATCTTTTGGGATATTATCTGTCTGCAGGTCCCACAATCCATCAAATGTGACTCACTGATATGTATAAGAAGTGTAGAGCCTTTAAACAAACAAGTATTATATCTGGAAACGCTACAGATCAAAATATGTCAAGTAGAAAATCTGTCACttttaacacttaaaaaaattctCCTTTCAAACTGATAAGTGTTCAAGAGTCATGAATTTAGATGAAACCCTATTTGTGTTGATCTTGTTTACTTGTTCCATTCTTGAAACATGTTCGATGAAATTTGCCAATGTAGAAGTCCAGGCCGATGATGGCAAACATGAGAATGGCGAAGAAAAGCAGCATTCCGATCTGGAGCAGAGGTACCATCGCTTTCATAATGGACTTCAACACCACTTGAAGGCCTAAGAACAAATATGAGAAACACCTTAAACCAAAGCACATTCAAAgcttaaaaaacatatttagaatattttatgcTCTAATGTCTTAAGTTGGTCGGACTTAATTTTTTCAAGGTGAATGCATAATAGGAAACAGGCTGATACAAACTAgaaatattctgatttagttGTGGATAGTTTTACTATCTGATGAAGTTAGCCATTTATAATATCtacaagttgtttaaaaattaagttaaaagcaGGAGGTGTAAGAGGCTACTACATGAATGaagcatgaataaaacatgactgttcTGTGCAAGGATCTCTCCTGCTCATATTACAGGCTGAGGCTTTCACTTACAATCCCAGGTGATGGACTATAGCTTATTAGAAATTGGCAAATAAACAAGAATGTTCAGTTTAGTGGTTAAGGTTATAAGTTAGTTCATGGTTGCAGCTATAATATGTGATCTTTTTTTAACAGAAGCAAACGATTTTTTTACTCAGctgcaaaaattattttcaaggCAATGGAGGacacattttgtgaaatgagTTGCCCTTTTGTAGGATACAGGGAAGTGCTTATGTGCTTCCATCCAACCTTTGGTGGTGGACCAGGTTGAGCAGGTCAGTATGGATGTGCTCCTGGTTTTTACCAGCGGAAAGTGCAGCTGCGCAAACTTGCTGGCTTGCACAGACGTGTTACTAGTTAAGCGTCagaacaatatatatatatatatatatatatatatatatatatatatgcatacaATGGCAATCTGCAATCTTTATTAGTTGTTGTCATCACCAATCTCAGTATCTGAAAACTTACTTGGAATGCCAGAGACGAGTTTGAGAGGCCGCAGGACTCTGACTGCTCTCAGTGTTCTCAGATCAAAATCAGCCCCTACAGTGGCCAGGATCctgcaaacacaacaaacagtCAGATTCACAACCAGATGTTTCATATTCCCCTGACTCCATAggttccccccaaaaaatgacCGACATATTAATATTACAAAGACTGTGATACACTTGTGGAGTGGCTCTCACATTTACACCACTGCAtcataaatgataataaaagagaagaaataatcACCACAACAACTACATAATCATTCTTTTtgagatttacaaaaaacaaaaaatgggcATTTAAATTACAGGAGACTTTGAAAGACAACATACATCAAGAACCATTTCACAAAGTTCCACCCTGAAGTGGATAAAACAGCTGATTGCACGTTGCTGCCATCAACAGAAACAGTAACCTGAGGTTAAAGTTTCCACCTAACATTGAAAAGGTGAGGATAATTCTGATAGATCTGAGATTGTGAAGCAGAGTTTTCAGAGGGTTTTTTTATGCAGTGTCATTATATGCaacatctgatctgatctgatctgatccgGACTGTCCACGGCAGGTCCCGCCCTGACCctgcgttttgtttttctttggactgattaattctgtttttgttcccaGTGGACTCTTGCCCTCCATTCGTCGCCCCTCCGCCCACCCTGATgggttgttttatgtttttttggacTCTAGCCCCCACCCATCCAACGCCCCTCCACCCGCCCTTGTGTTTTctcgtgtttttgttttggggcGTCTGGTAGC is part of the Poecilia reticulata strain Guanapo linkage group LG9, Guppy_female_1.0+MT, whole genome shotgun sequence genome and encodes:
- the LOC103469617 gene encoding voltage-dependent P/Q-type calcium channel subunit alpha-1A-like → MARFEDDASSRFRGSGPTGPARGANRQPGPPGGQRMYKQTISQRARTMAIYNPIPVKQNCLTVNRSLFIFSEDNIIRKYAKKITEWPPFEYMILATIIANCIVLALEQHLPALDKTPLSERLDDTEPYFIGIFCFEAGIKIIALGFAFHKGSYLRNGWNVMDFVVVLTGILATVGADFDLRTLRAVRVLRPLKLVSGIPSLQVVLKSIMKAMVPLLQIGMLLFFAILMFAIIGLDFYIGKFHRTCFKNGTKEQVADFPCGPEPPARTCGKGNICEEYWLGPNFGITNFDNILFAILTVFQCITMEGWVDILYNANDASGNMWNWLYFIPLIIIGSFFMLNLVLGVLSG